The following proteins come from a genomic window of Mycolicibacterium rufum:
- a CDS encoding branched-chain amino acid ABC transporter substrate-binding protein, with the protein MRGRVARNAFALGSAGLIVLALAGCSQGAPEEEASQANLKIVEKVQIDENGAEVKAAEGASPADPAGDGKATCPPVSIAMAGALNGPDAALGINIKNGVQLAIDKHNAANPGCQVQLKPFDTEGDPQKATAIAPQIVDDQYTIGLVGPAFSGETKATGGVFDQAGLVAATASATNVTLSENGWKTFFRGLANDGVQGPSVANYLKNTLQNKKVCVVDDSTDYGLGLAQAVRDTLGPVADSACNISVKKGDKDFSAAVTQVKGAAPDSVFYSGYYAEAAPFVQQLKDGGFEGKFVSADGTKDPEFVKQAGESSKGALLSCPCGPATGSFADEYTKKFNQEPGTYSTEGYDLGTILLKGIDSGAITRPALLDFVRNYDGQGVARKYQWTPTGELTTTLIWMYEVQ; encoded by the coding sequence GTGCGCGGTCGCGTGGCACGCAATGCATTTGCTCTCGGTAGCGCGGGACTGATTGTGCTGGCTCTTGCCGGCTGCAGTCAGGGCGCGCCCGAGGAGGAAGCGTCGCAGGCGAATCTGAAAATCGTCGAGAAGGTCCAGATCGACGAGAACGGCGCCGAGGTCAAGGCCGCCGAAGGCGCGTCACCCGCCGATCCGGCCGGTGACGGCAAGGCCACCTGCCCGCCGGTGTCGATCGCCATGGCCGGTGCGCTCAACGGCCCCGACGCGGCGCTGGGCATCAACATCAAGAACGGTGTGCAGTTGGCGATCGACAAGCACAACGCCGCCAACCCGGGCTGCCAGGTGCAGCTCAAGCCGTTCGACACCGAAGGTGATCCGCAGAAGGCCACGGCCATCGCCCCGCAGATCGTCGACGACCAGTACACGATCGGCCTTGTCGGCCCGGCCTTCTCGGGCGAGACCAAGGCCACCGGTGGTGTGTTCGACCAGGCCGGCCTGGTCGCGGCGACCGCGTCGGCGACGAACGTGACCCTGTCGGAGAACGGTTGGAAGACCTTCTTCCGTGGGCTGGCCAACGACGGCGTGCAGGGACCCTCGGTGGCGAACTACCTGAAGAACACGCTGCAGAACAAGAAGGTCTGCGTCGTCGACGACAGCACCGACTACGGCCTGGGCCTCGCCCAGGCGGTGCGCGACACGCTCGGGCCGGTGGCGGATTCGGCGTGCAACATCTCGGTCAAGAAGGGCGACAAGGACTTCTCGGCCGCGGTCACCCAGGTCAAGGGTGCGGCCCCGGACTCGGTGTTCTACAGCGGGTACTACGCCGAGGCGGCGCCGTTCGTCCAACAGCTCAAGGACGGCGGCTTCGAGGGCAAGTTCGTCTCCGCCGACGGCACCAAGGATCCGGAGTTCGTCAAGCAGGCCGGCGAGTCCTCGAAGGGCGCGCTGCTGTCCTGCCCGTGCGGGCCGGCGACCGGCTCGTTCGCCGACGAGTACACCAAGAAGTTCAACCAGGAACCCGGCACGTACAGCACCGAGGGCTACGACCTGGGCACCATCCTGCTCAAGGGCATCGACTCCGGCGCCATCACCCGGCCGGCGCTGCTCGACTTCGTGCGCAACTACGACGGCCAGGGCGTGGCCCGCAAGTACCAGTGGACCCCCACCGGTGAGCTCACCACCACGCTGATCTGGATGTACGAAGTCCAATAA
- a CDS encoding ANTAR domain-containing response regulator, giving the protein MTASPTDAAPPRRVLVAEDEALIRLDLAEMLREEGYEIVGEAGDGQEAVDLAESLRPDLVIMDVKMPRRDGIDAAAEIAGKRIAPIVILTAFSQRELVERARDAGAMAYLVKPFSITDLIPAIEVAVSRFSEISELEKEVANLSDRLETRKLVERAKGLLQTKQNMSEPEAFKWIQRAAMDRRTTMKRVAEVVLETLDPPAGEAPPAAP; this is encoded by the coding sequence ATGACTGCGTCCCCGACAGATGCCGCCCCGCCGCGCCGAGTGCTCGTCGCCGAGGACGAGGCGCTCATCCGGCTCGACCTCGCGGAGATGCTGCGCGAGGAGGGCTACGAGATCGTCGGTGAGGCAGGCGACGGCCAGGAGGCCGTCGACCTGGCCGAGTCGCTGCGTCCCGACCTGGTGATCATGGACGTCAAGATGCCGCGCCGCGACGGCATCGACGCGGCGGCCGAGATCGCCGGCAAGCGCATCGCCCCGATCGTCATCCTCACCGCCTTCAGCCAGCGTGAGCTCGTCGAGCGGGCCCGCGACGCGGGCGCGATGGCCTATCTGGTCAAGCCGTTCAGCATCACCGACCTGATCCCGGCCATCGAGGTCGCGGTCAGCCGATTCAGCGAGATCTCCGAGCTGGAGAAAGAGGTCGCCAACCTCTCCGATCGGCTGGAGACCCGCAAGCTCGTCGAGCGGGCCAAGGGTTTGCTGCAAACCAAGCAGAACATGTCCGAGCCCGAGGCTTTCAAGTGGATCCAGCGGGCCGCGATGGACCGTCGCACCACGATGAAGCGAGTCGCCGAGGTGGTCCTCGAGACGCTCGACCCCCCGGCCGGCGAGGCTCCGCCGGCGGCGCCGTGA
- a CDS encoding PE-PPE domain-containing protein, whose product MSYAAEGDSTPCPGGPATTNGVSALLVGGQGSYAVLTPQQMCTAFGGYFAPYDERISVPFPGDAEFNESIPEGATNLYNAVLAEPAGTVLTIGGVSKGAPSVIEALKRLEAARENTTDGIDVPDADHMNVMIYGAPSRIYYSGVTYRPNLPVTPYDIYMVSAEYDGVADMPDNLFNILAVLNAAQGADMLHVDAAFNTDFANDPMHYKVETNADGGTVTTIVIPYTDPIVPLLHPMLEAGADPVQLAKLSAILKPIIDRGYTRNNAFEKKKWTDGVVNIPLPAAATAGSGGTTVITTAAAVAKDTNETDVVTPPSTDYVGKHRAPEPTDGGTSVKTDKKVARDFFKELKSDIKKLTTKKDRSGSSSEPKAGADDQETKKVDKEASTNESSSSSAGSSSDAGSES is encoded by the coding sequence GTGTCCTATGCGGCGGAGGGCGACAGCACGCCGTGTCCGGGGGGGCCGGCGACCACGAACGGGGTCAGCGCGCTGCTGGTCGGCGGTCAGGGCTCGTACGCGGTGTTGACGCCTCAGCAGATGTGCACCGCGTTCGGCGGCTACTTCGCCCCGTATGACGAGCGCATCAGCGTTCCGTTCCCCGGCGACGCGGAGTTCAACGAATCGATCCCGGAGGGCGCGACCAACCTCTACAACGCGGTCCTGGCGGAGCCCGCCGGGACCGTGCTGACCATCGGTGGGGTGTCGAAGGGGGCGCCGTCGGTGATCGAGGCGCTCAAACGTCTGGAGGCGGCCCGGGAGAACACCACCGACGGCATCGACGTGCCCGACGCCGACCACATGAACGTGATGATCTACGGCGCGCCGAGCCGCATCTACTACTCGGGGGTGACGTACCGCCCGAATCTGCCGGTGACCCCGTACGACATCTACATGGTGTCGGCGGAATACGACGGTGTGGCCGACATGCCCGACAACCTGTTCAACATCCTCGCGGTGCTCAACGCGGCGCAGGGCGCGGACATGCTGCACGTCGACGCCGCGTTCAACACCGATTTCGCGAACGACCCGATGCACTACAAGGTCGAGACCAACGCGGACGGCGGAACGGTCACGACGATCGTGATCCCCTACACCGATCCCATTGTGCCGCTTCTGCATCCGATGCTGGAAGCCGGCGCGGACCCGGTGCAGCTGGCCAAGCTGAGCGCGATCCTCAAGCCGATCATCGACCGGGGATACACCCGCAACAACGCCTTCGAGAAGAAGAAGTGGACCGACGGTGTGGTCAACATCCCGCTGCCCGCGGCCGCGACGGCGGGCAGCGGGGGCACGACCGTGATCACGACCGCCGCCGCCGTCGCGAAGGACACGAACGAGACGGACGTCGTGACCCCGCCCTCGACCGACTACGTCGGCAAGCACCGGGCCCCCGAGCCGACGGACGGCGGCACGTCGGTCAAGACCGACAAGAAGGTCGCGCGGGACTTCTTCAAGGAACTCAAGAGCGACATCAAGAAGCTGACCACGAAGAAGGACAGGTCGGGGTCGTCATCGGAGCCGAAGGCGGGCGCCGACGACCAGGAGACGAAGAAGGTCGACAAGGAGGCGTCGACGAACGAGTCGTCGTCCTCCAGCGCCGGCAGCAGCAGCGACGCCGGATCGGAGAGCTGA
- a CDS encoding DUF998 domain-containing protein — protein sequence MAAALWIAAGVGYLTVEAVAASRVPGYSYLGQYVSDLGRPGSPMSWWMNAAFRVQGMAFVVAGAVTVRTGRPRRGALAFLVAACVYGAGSVLVGLFPSGGAGAPQALHVGGAAAAILGGNLAVLTAGWAGLPDTSRMSRLAGYCLGGIGLLSGAVLIAADLPTGLLERGAIYPIIGWQILTGARVLSTGRAGGPRAGARTR from the coding sequence ATGGCCGCCGCGCTCTGGATCGCCGCCGGGGTCGGCTACCTGACGGTCGAGGCGGTCGCGGCCTCGCGGGTGCCGGGCTACAGCTACCTCGGGCAGTACGTCAGCGACCTCGGTCGGCCCGGATCGCCGATGTCGTGGTGGATGAACGCCGCGTTCCGGGTGCAGGGAATGGCGTTCGTCGTCGCCGGCGCCGTGACAGTCCGCACGGGGCGACCCCGCCGGGGCGCGCTGGCCTTCCTCGTCGCAGCGTGTGTGTACGGGGCCGGTTCGGTTCTCGTCGGACTCTTCCCGAGTGGCGGCGCGGGCGCCCCGCAGGCGTTGCACGTCGGCGGCGCGGCGGCCGCCATCCTGGGCGGCAATCTCGCGGTTCTCACCGCCGGGTGGGCCGGCCTGCCCGACACGTCAAGAATGTCCCGCCTGGCGGGCTACTGCCTCGGCGGCATCGGACTGCTGTCGGGCGCCGTCCTGATCGCGGCGGACCTTCCGACCGGCCTGCTCGAACGCGGCGCGATCTACCCGATCATCGGGTGGCAGATACTGACCGGAGCCAGGGTGCTCAGTACAGGTCGAGCCGGCGGTCCTCGAGCAGGTGCACGTACTCGGTGA
- a CDS encoding nitrilase-related carbon-nitrogen hydrolase yields the protein MTRIACCQLDPAIIDLEGNDERITAAVADASAAGAEVIVLPELVTSGYMLADEAEARSVALTPDDARFAKWSAAAGDSFVVLGFCELGRDGLLYNSAAVLDGGAVAAVYRKTHLWDREKLIFTRGLELPPVMQTRYGAIAVMLCYDLEFGELTRRAVVDGADLIVAPVNWPLFPRPEGEHPGEVITAMSTARTNHVAVAVCDRAGVERGQRWTEGTAIVSADGWVVAEAGPGEVTVTADLDLSLSRNKMLTEYVHLLEDRRLDLY from the coding sequence ATGACGCGTATCGCCTGCTGTCAGCTCGATCCGGCGATCATCGACCTCGAGGGGAACGATGAGCGCATCACTGCCGCCGTGGCCGACGCGTCGGCGGCCGGTGCCGAGGTCATCGTGCTGCCCGAACTGGTGACGTCGGGATACATGCTCGCCGACGAGGCCGAGGCCCGTTCGGTCGCCTTGACGCCCGATGACGCCCGCTTCGCGAAATGGTCTGCGGCGGCCGGAGATTCGTTCGTCGTGCTGGGATTCTGCGAACTGGGTCGAGATGGACTGCTGTACAACAGCGCGGCGGTGCTCGACGGGGGAGCCGTGGCGGCGGTCTATCGCAAGACGCATCTGTGGGATCGGGAGAAGCTGATCTTCACCCGGGGCCTCGAGCTGCCGCCGGTGATGCAGACGCGATACGGCGCGATCGCCGTGATGCTGTGCTACGACCTCGAATTCGGGGAGCTGACCCGACGCGCGGTGGTCGACGGAGCGGACCTGATCGTCGCGCCGGTGAACTGGCCGCTGTTTCCGCGCCCCGAGGGCGAGCACCCCGGGGAGGTCATCACCGCGATGTCGACGGCCCGCACCAACCACGTCGCGGTCGCGGTCTGCGACCGTGCCGGCGTGGAGCGCGGTCAGCGCTGGACGGAGGGGACCGCGATCGTCAGCGCGGACGGCTGGGTGGTCGCCGAGGCCGGGCCCGGGGAGGTCACGGTGACGGCCGACCTCGACCTGTCGCTGAGCAGGAACAAGATGCTCACCGAGTACGTGCACCTGCTCGAGGACCGCCGGCTCGACCTGTACTGA
- a CDS encoding adenylate/guanylate cyclase domain-containing protein: MLNVRPVCVPEVALQGRVSSLNRHRAEAVSRRIRVLTIAGWIAAAVSVSFGAFQLLVGGSLWWLGVINVLCGLAFLSIPRLCPLGEIVAPVTFVVFAYLSVGFFCYTMGTGSGLQFYFLVSASLVVLVLGIERIRLAAVIAAIGVVLIIALELTVPNDRGIGPPWMLTVGFISSVVSSVVMILATLWYTLRETERAERAMEAEYERSERLLANILPETIADRLKDPARSVIADKYDDASILFADIAGYTKRASDTAPAELVRFLDRLYTDLDALVDRHGLEKVKTSGDSYMVVSGVPTPRSDHLEALAALALDMADAVAGLTDPQGRDVPLRIGMACGPVVAGVVGAKKFFYDVWGDAVNVASRMETTDVEGRIQVPDDVYARLRDSFVLEERGYVEVKGKGPMHTWYLVGHRAQAVTPSGSPT, translated from the coding sequence GTGCTGAACGTTCGGCCCGTCTGCGTGCCCGAGGTGGCACTGCAGGGCCGCGTGAGCTCCCTGAACCGCCACCGCGCCGAAGCCGTCTCCCGGCGCATCCGCGTCCTGACCATCGCCGGCTGGATCGCCGCGGCGGTGTCCGTGTCGTTCGGCGCCTTTCAGCTCTTGGTGGGCGGATCGCTGTGGTGGCTGGGCGTCATCAACGTCCTGTGCGGGCTGGCGTTCCTGAGCATCCCCCGGCTGTGCCCCCTCGGCGAGATCGTCGCGCCGGTGACGTTCGTGGTGTTCGCCTACCTGTCGGTGGGCTTCTTCTGCTACACGATGGGTACCGGTTCGGGGCTGCAGTTCTACTTCCTGGTGTCGGCGTCGCTGGTGGTGCTGGTGCTCGGCATCGAACGCATCCGGCTGGCCGCGGTGATCGCGGCCATCGGTGTCGTGCTGATCATCGCGCTCGAGCTCACGGTGCCCAACGACCGGGGTATCGGACCGCCCTGGATGCTCACTGTCGGCTTCATCAGCTCCGTGGTGTCGTCGGTGGTGATGATCCTGGCGACCCTCTGGTACACGCTGCGGGAGACCGAGCGCGCCGAACGGGCCATGGAGGCCGAGTACGAGCGCAGTGAACGGCTGCTCGCCAACATCCTGCCCGAGACGATCGCCGACCGGCTCAAGGATCCGGCCCGCTCGGTGATCGCCGACAAGTACGACGACGCGTCGATCCTGTTCGCCGACATCGCGGGATACACCAAGCGCGCCAGCGACACCGCCCCCGCCGAACTGGTGCGGTTCCTCGACCGGCTGTACACCGACCTCGACGCGCTGGTGGACCGTCATGGACTGGAGAAGGTCAAGACGAGCGGCGACTCCTACATGGTGGTCAGTGGTGTGCCCACCCCACGATCGGACCACCTCGAGGCGCTGGCCGCGCTGGCTCTCGACATGGCCGACGCGGTCGCCGGGCTCACCGATCCGCAGGGCCGGGACGTTCCGCTGCGCATCGGCATGGCATGCGGGCCCGTGGTGGCCGGCGTCGTCGGCGCCAAGAAGTTCTTCTACGACGTGTGGGGTGACGCGGTCAACGTCGCCTCGCGGATGGAGACCACCGACGTCGAAGGCAGGATCCAGGTGCCCGACGACGTGTACGCGCGGCTGCGCGACAGCTTCGTGCTCGAGGAGCGCGGCTACGTCGAGGTCAAGGGCAAGGGCCCGATGCACACCTGGTATCTGGTGGGGCACCGGGCCCAGGCCGTCACACCTTCCGGTTCTCCGACTTGA
- a CDS encoding Dps family protein — MGTPSSSRKTEAEVAAFQASPALSGALQRVLVDLIELHLQSKQAHWNVVGTNFRDLHLQLDEVVDFAREASDTIAERMRALDAVPDGRSDTVAASTSLPEFPAFEHSTGEVVDLIAARLYATVTTLREVHDSVDAEDASTADILHQLIDGLEKLAWLIKSENRKV; from the coding sequence ATGGGTACACCATCGTCATCACGAAAGACCGAAGCCGAGGTTGCCGCATTCCAGGCCTCGCCGGCTCTGAGCGGAGCGCTCCAGCGCGTGCTCGTCGATCTGATCGAGCTCCATCTGCAAAGTAAGCAGGCGCACTGGAACGTTGTCGGCACCAACTTCCGCGACCTGCACCTGCAGCTCGACGAGGTCGTGGACTTCGCCCGCGAAGCCAGCGACACCATCGCCGAGCGCATGCGCGCGCTCGACGCGGTGCCCGACGGCCGGTCGGACACGGTCGCCGCGAGCACCTCGCTGCCCGAGTTCCCCGCCTTCGAGCACAGCACGGGCGAGGTCGTCGACCTCATCGCCGCCCGCCTCTACGCGACCGTGACCACGCTCCGCGAGGTGCACGACAGCGTGGACGCCGAGGACGCGAGCACGGCCGACATCCTCCACCAGCTGATCGACGGCCTGGAGAAGCTGGCCTGGCTGATCAAGTCGGAGAACCGGAAGGTGTGA
- a CDS encoding DUF2339 domain-containing protein, whose translation MTEPHTAVVARLSADFAALSHQLARVSADLAELDRVLGPRPPWPTPAPPPVPGYGPVPQYVPPPQYVPPPRPVPPPPSNAPRERSDGWIGKLLAVAGVAVTLIGVVLLLVLAAQAGILRPEFRVAAGAALAAALVGAAAWLSSRPGGRVGSVALAATGIAAAYMDVIAVTAIYDWVPAAAGLVLASCVAGGGLTLARRWDSQQLGLLVLVPLIVLAPVITDGITLLLVGFLVALSAAALPVQIGKDWVWLHGARTAAASLPLLLALVVRHIDGRHDLWLAGGCGIAALLALVGAVVVLPGTANRAAVALLSAAGVSPLLCVGLAVDRVVAALMIAALSAAVLTLVLFGDRLPGVLGVARQVFSALSAVAALIAVTVGFDGPVAGPVLLAMAAVTAVAGRREPVARWAALGFAVVGASVHLVVSPLSALFTPTGVSAATGASTLVSSVLLAVATVAIVWSLPGRERALWACAAAVVAYAVTSLTVTAGVLIGGTGHGFYAGHMIATICWIAMAAAVFGYAVRLPRADRSVPIAGGLGLVGAAVTKLFLFDLGTLDGMFRVAVFIVVGLVLLGMGAGYARLLDRQDRQVVTTDTR comes from the coding sequence ATGACCGAACCGCACACCGCTGTCGTCGCCCGGCTCTCGGCGGATTTCGCCGCGCTGTCGCATCAGCTGGCCCGGGTGTCGGCCGACCTGGCTGAACTCGATCGCGTCCTCGGACCGCGTCCGCCCTGGCCGACGCCGGCGCCCCCGCCGGTTCCGGGCTACGGGCCGGTCCCGCAGTACGTACCGCCGCCGCAGTACGTGCCGCCGCCGAGGCCCGTCCCTCCGCCGCCGTCGAACGCTCCGCGAGAGCGGTCCGACGGCTGGATCGGCAAGCTGCTGGCCGTCGCGGGCGTCGCGGTCACGCTCATCGGCGTGGTCCTGCTGCTGGTGCTGGCCGCGCAGGCCGGCATCCTGCGCCCCGAGTTCCGGGTGGCCGCCGGGGCGGCGCTGGCGGCGGCACTGGTCGGCGCCGCCGCGTGGCTGAGCAGCCGGCCCGGCGGCCGGGTGGGATCGGTCGCGCTGGCCGCCACCGGCATCGCCGCCGCCTACATGGACGTCATCGCGGTCACCGCGATCTATGACTGGGTGCCCGCGGCGGCGGGACTGGTGCTCGCTTCGTGCGTCGCCGGGGGAGGACTGACGCTGGCCCGGCGCTGGGACTCCCAGCAGTTGGGCCTGTTGGTGCTCGTCCCGTTGATCGTGCTGGCCCCGGTGATCACCGACGGCATCACCTTGCTTCTCGTCGGTTTCTTGGTGGCGCTCTCGGCGGCGGCGCTGCCCGTGCAGATCGGCAAGGACTGGGTGTGGCTGCACGGAGCCCGCACCGCGGCCGCGTCGCTGCCGCTCCTGCTCGCGTTGGTGGTGCGCCACATCGACGGGCGCCACGATCTCTGGCTCGCCGGCGGGTGCGGGATCGCCGCGCTGCTGGCGCTGGTCGGCGCGGTCGTCGTGCTGCCGGGGACCGCGAACCGGGCCGCGGTGGCCCTGCTGAGCGCGGCGGGCGTGAGCCCACTGCTGTGCGTCGGCTTGGCCGTCGACCGGGTGGTGGCGGCGTTGATGATCGCCGCCCTCTCGGCCGCGGTGCTGACGCTCGTGCTGTTCGGCGACCGGCTGCCCGGCGTTCTCGGTGTGGCCCGGCAGGTGTTCTCGGCGCTGTCCGCGGTGGCGGCGCTGATCGCCGTCACCGTCGGGTTCGACGGTCCGGTCGCCGGCCCGGTGCTGCTCGCGATGGCCGCGGTCACCGCCGTCGCGGGACGTCGCGAGCCCGTCGCACGGTGGGCGGCCCTCGGGTTCGCGGTGGTGGGCGCGAGCGTTCACCTGGTGGTGTCGCCGCTGAGCGCCCTCTTCACGCCGACCGGCGTGAGCGCCGCGACCGGTGCGTCCACGCTGGTCTCCAGCGTGCTGCTCGCGGTCGCCACGGTCGCCATCGTCTGGTCCCTGCCGGGGCGGGAACGGGCGCTGTGGGCCTGCGCCGCGGCGGTGGTCGCCTACGCGGTCACCTCGTTAACCGTGACGGCGGGGGTGCTGATCGGCGGGACGGGTCACGGCTTCTACGCCGGACACATGATCGCGACCATCTGCTGGATCGCCATGGCGGCCGCGGTCTTCGGATACGCCGTCCGCCTGCCGCGCGCCGACCGCTCGGTGCCCATCGCCGGCGGCCTCGGGCTGGTCGGTGCCGCGGTGACGAAGCTGTTCCTGTTCGACCTCGGCACCCTCGACGGGATGTTCCGCGTCGCGGTGTTCATCGTGGTCGGCCTGGTCCTGCTGGGCATGGGCGCGGGCTACGCCCGGCTGCTCGACCGCCAAGACAGGCAGGTTGTGACCACAGATACCCGCTAA
- a CDS encoding response regulator, with the protein MGADGAAVTVMVVDDHPIWRDAVARDLADDGFDVVATADGVGAAARRAAVVRPAVVVMDMRLADGDGAQATAQVLAVSPSSRVLVLSASDERDDVLEAVKAGASGYLVKSASKQELAEAVRATAQGRAVFTPGLAGLVLGEYRRIARDEKGPAQPSLTERETEILRHVAKGLTAKQIAARLSLSHRTVENHVQATFRKLQVGNRVELARYAIEHGLDE; encoded by the coding sequence ATGGGAGCTGACGGTGCCGCGGTCACGGTGATGGTGGTCGACGACCACCCCATCTGGCGCGACGCGGTGGCGCGCGATCTCGCCGACGACGGGTTCGACGTGGTGGCGACCGCCGACGGTGTCGGTGCGGCCGCCCGACGTGCCGCTGTCGTGCGGCCCGCCGTGGTGGTGATGGACATGCGGCTGGCCGACGGCGACGGGGCCCAGGCCACCGCGCAGGTGCTCGCCGTGTCCCCGTCCTCGCGCGTCCTGGTGCTCTCGGCGTCCGACGAACGCGACGACGTGCTCGAGGCCGTCAAGGCCGGCGCGTCGGGGTATCTGGTCAAGAGTGCGTCCAAACAGGAACTCGCGGAGGCGGTGCGGGCGACCGCGCAGGGCCGTGCCGTGTTCACCCCGGGGCTCGCGGGCCTGGTGCTGGGGGAGTATCGCCGCATCGCCCGCGACGAGAAAGGCCCCGCGCAGCCCAGCCTGACCGAACGGGAGACCGAGATCCTGCGCCACGTCGCCAAGGGCCTGACCGCCAAGCAGATCGCCGCCCGACTGTCGCTGAGTCATCGGACGGTCGAGAACCACGTGCAGGCGACGTTCCGCAAGTTGCAGGTCGGCAACCGGGTCGAATTGGCGCGGTACGCGATCGAACACGGCCTCGACGAGTAG
- the macS gene encoding MacS family sensor histidine kinase: MFRLLSCLYALGFGFAVTADLDRPVGGWAVFALLVAWSVACAVAYLQGFGRRPAWVLTEIAVVVALVLSTELVASDRWIADNQSLPTTLWATNATISAAILFGPVGGMLTGVVVMSLGAVLKGHVSVDLGRNATIVIELAVGLAVGMAAQTARRAHAELERAARLSASVEERERLSRHVHDGVLQVLALVARRGREIGGEAGQLAELAGEQERALRRLVVAGDESAGDGAQADLGALLRRRAADRVSVSVPAHPVLLDAPVADQLCAAVGNALDNVAAHAGDGARAYVLLEDLGEAVTVSVRDDGIGIADGRLAEAVREGRIGVAKSIVGRMDWLGGRATLHTGPGMGVEWELTVPRSR, encoded by the coding sequence GTGTTCCGTCTGCTCAGCTGCCTTTACGCCCTGGGCTTCGGATTCGCGGTCACCGCCGATCTGGACCGGCCCGTCGGCGGCTGGGCGGTGTTCGCACTGCTGGTCGCCTGGAGTGTCGCCTGCGCGGTGGCCTACCTGCAGGGCTTCGGGCGCCGCCCGGCCTGGGTGCTGACCGAGATCGCTGTGGTGGTGGCGCTGGTGCTGTCCACCGAACTCGTCGCCTCCGACCGCTGGATCGCCGACAACCAGTCCCTGCCGACCACACTGTGGGCCACGAACGCCACCATCTCCGCGGCCATCCTGTTCGGTCCGGTGGGCGGCATGCTGACCGGCGTGGTGGTGATGTCGCTGGGCGCTGTGCTCAAGGGCCATGTCAGCGTCGACCTGGGCCGCAACGCAACGATCGTCATCGAATTGGCGGTCGGTCTCGCGGTCGGCATGGCCGCACAGACCGCGCGTCGGGCCCACGCCGAACTCGAGCGGGCGGCCCGGCTGTCAGCGTCGGTCGAGGAACGGGAGCGGCTGTCCCGGCACGTGCACGACGGGGTCCTGCAGGTGCTCGCCCTGGTGGCCCGACGCGGGCGCGAGATCGGCGGTGAGGCAGGGCAATTGGCCGAGCTGGCCGGTGAGCAGGAGCGCGCGCTGCGCCGGCTGGTGGTCGCCGGTGATGAGTCGGCCGGGGACGGCGCGCAGGCCGACCTCGGCGCGTTGCTGCGCCGCCGCGCCGCCGATCGGGTGTCGGTCAGCGTGCCCGCGCACCCGGTCCTGCTCGACGCGCCGGTCGCCGATCAGCTGTGCGCCGCGGTGGGCAATGCGCTGGACAACGTCGCGGCTCACGCGGGCGACGGCGCGCGGGCGTACGTTCTGCTCGAGGACCTCGGTGAGGCGGTGACGGTCAGTGTGCGCGATGACGGAATCGGGATCGCCGACGGCAGGCTGGCCGAGGCGGTCCGGGAGGGCCGGATCGGGGTGGCGAAATCGATTGTGGGACGGATGGATTGGCTGGGCGGCCGAGCGACGTTGCACACCGGCCCGGGGATGGGGGTGGAATGGGAGCTGACGGTGCCGCGGTCACGGTGA
- a CDS encoding amino acid ABC transporter ATP-binding protein, translated as MVKAELVCKDFGALKVLKGITLEVQKGQVLVLVGPSGSGKSTFLRCINHLETVSAGRLYVDGELVGYNERGGKLHEMKPGDVAKQRREVGMVFQHFNLFPHRTALGNIVEAPIQVKGINKAKAVERGKDLLDQVGLADKANAYPAQLSGGQQQRVAIARALAMDPKLMLFDEPTSALDPELVGEVLAVMKTLASEGMTMVVVTHEMGFAREVADELAFMDGGVVVERGDPREIMANPKHERTKAFLSKVM; from the coding sequence ATGGTGAAGGCCGAGCTGGTGTGCAAGGACTTCGGGGCGCTCAAGGTGCTCAAAGGCATCACGCTCGAGGTGCAGAAGGGTCAGGTGCTGGTGCTCGTCGGGCCGTCGGGGTCCGGCAAGTCGACATTCCTGCGGTGCATCAACCACCTCGAGACAGTCAGCGCGGGTCGCCTCTACGTCGACGGTGAGCTCGTGGGCTACAACGAGCGCGGCGGCAAGTTGCACGAGATGAAACCGGGCGACGTGGCCAAGCAGCGCCGCGAAGTGGGGATGGTGTTCCAGCACTTCAACCTGTTCCCGCACCGCACGGCGCTGGGCAACATCGTCGAGGCGCCGATCCAGGTCAAGGGGATCAACAAGGCGAAGGCGGTGGAGCGCGGCAAGGACCTCCTCGACCAGGTCGGGCTGGCCGACAAGGCCAACGCCTATCCGGCCCAGCTCTCGGGCGGCCAGCAGCAACGCGTCGCGATCGCGCGGGCGCTGGCGATGGACCCCAAGCTGATGCTGTTCGACGAGCCGACCTCGGCGCTGGACCCCGAGCTGGTGGGCGAGGTGCTCGCGGTGATGAAGACGCTGGCGTCCGAGGGCATGACGATGGTGGTGGTCACCCACGAGATGGGCTTCGCCCGCGAGGTGGCCGACGAGTTGGCGTTCATGGACGGCGGCGTCGTCGTCGAGCGCGGCGACCCCCGCGAGATCATGGCCAACCCGAAGCACGAACGGACCAAAGCGTTTCTCTCCAAGGTGATGTAG